ATTAGAAATGCGTTTGCTATTGTTTTATTAACCGGAGTTTTATTGGGTCTAAGATCCTGGGGAAATTATGAAGTTTTCCCTGATTTATTCGGATTGGATTTTGCTTCGGGGTGGTTATTGGTAGGAATATCTGTAGTTTTAATTAACCTGAAGTTTCCATTTATCTGGTGTAGAATCGCATGCCCGACCGGAGCGGTGTTAGATGGAATCTCCACTGTTTGCAAGAAGTAATTATTAATCATAAGTATAAAAAAAGCCCGACTCTAATTAGAGTCGGGCTTTAGATATTGTAAATAAAACGTATAATCTTAAGCGTTCATTGCTTCTGCACCGGAAACGATTTCTAGAATCTCCGTTGTAATAGCAGTTTGACGCGCTTTATTATAAGTTAATTTTAGATCTTTTAGTAGTTCAGATGCGTTGTCAGTCGCTTTATGCATCGCAGTCATACGTGCACCTTGCTCTCCGGCAAATGAGTCCAAAATCGCCTTGAAAATTTGAGTTTTCAAAGATTTAGGAACGATTACATCCAAAATATCTTCTTTGTTTGGCTCGAATATGTAGTCCACTGTAGCACTTGAATCATTGCTTTCTGGTGGAACAACAGGTAGGAACTGCTCTTCAACTACAATTTGAGTAGCCGCATTTTTGAAAGTATTGTATACCAATACGATTTCATCAAATTGACCTGCAGCGTATGCATCCATAACCTTTTGAGCAACCTGCTCTACGTTATCGTAGGTGAGATCATCGAAAAGTTCGTTTGCATGCTCTGGTAAAGTTCCATCAGTAACAGCATATCCGTCACGAACCATTACATCGGCTGCTTTCTTCCCAATGCTAAGCACTTTTACATTCTTATCCGAATACTTGTTATCGATAAGATCTTTTGTTGCTTTAACAATTTGAGAATTAAAACCACCACATAAACCACGGTTTGATGTGACAGGAATCAATAAAACATTTTTCACTTCGCCATGAGGACCGTAGATGCTTTCTGAAGAATCCAAGCTTGAAGTTAAATTGGATAAAACTTCAGTTAGTTTTTCAGAAAAAGGTCTCATTTGAGTAACTGCATCTTGTGCTTTTTTAAGCTTAGCTGCAGATACCATTTTCATGGCAGAGGTGATTTGCATCGTTGAATTCACCGATGTAATCCTGTTTCTTACCTCTTTTAAACTTGCCATTATTTACGTTTTTAACGTGTTCTAAAATTTAGTATGCAGCTGTCATATCAGCAGCTACTTTTTCCAATACATCAGTTTCAGCGTTGGTATATTTACCAGCTCCTAATGCATCTAAAGTTGCTTTATGAGAAGTTCTCATAGTTTCTAAGAATTCACCTTCAAATTTCTTGATATCCTTTACAGGAACAGCTTGAAGTAATCCTTTAGAACCTAAATAGATAATTGCCACTTGCTCTCCTACCGGTAGTGGTGAGTTTTGAGCTTGTTTCAAGATCTCCACGTTTCTAGCACCTTTATCAAGTACAGCTTTAGTTGCAGCATCCAAATCAGAACCGAATTTAGAGAAAGCCTCTAACTCACGGTATTGAGCCTGGTCAAGCTTCAATGTACCTGCTACTTTTTTCATTGATTTTACCTGAGCAGAACCACCCACACGAGATACAGAGATACCCACGTTAATCGCAGGACGTACACCTGCTAGGAATAAGTTAGACTCCAAGAAAATCTGTCCGTCAGTAATCGAAATTACGTTAGTTGGAATATATGCAGATACGTCACCCGCTTGAGTTTCAATAATTGGAAGTGCTGTTAATGAACCACCACCTTTTACTTTGTCTTTTAATGACTCAGGTAAATCGTTCATTGTTTTAGCGATATCATCATCAGCGATTACTTTAGCAGCACGCTCTAATAATCTTGAGTGAAGATAGAATACGTCACCTGGATAAGCCTCACGACCTGGAGGACGTCTTAATAGAAGTGATACCTCACGATACGCAACAGCTTGTTTTGATAAATCATCATACACAATTAAAGCTGGACGACCGGTATCACGGAAATACTCACCAATTGAAGCACCTGCGAATGGTGCATATACTTGCATTGGTGCTGGATCAGAAGCAGAAGCAGATACAACAGTAGTATAAGCCATAGCTCCAGCATCCTCTAAAGTTTTAACGATCTGTGCAACTGTAGAAGCTTTTTGTCCAATCGCTACATAAATACAGTATACAGGCTCGCCTTTATCATAAAATTCTTTTTGATTGATAATCGCGTCAATAGTAACGGTAGTTTTACCGGTTTGACGGTCACCAATAACCAACTCACGTTGTCCTCTTCCTACAGGAATCATCGCGTCAATAGACTTAATTCCAGTTTGAAGTGGCTCGTTTACAGGCTGACGGAAAACAACACCAGGAGCTTTACGCTCTAATGGCATTTCAACCAACTCACCTTGAATTGGACCTTTACCATCAATTGGATTTCCTAATGTGTCAACCACACGGCCAACCATACCTTCACCTACGTTGATTGATGCAATACGATTAGTACGTTTTGCTGTTGAACCTTCTTTTAAGTCCCCTTCAGGTCCTAAAAGTACAGCACCAACATTGTCTTCTTCAAGGTTCAACGCCATACCTACCAAGCCATTTTCAAACTCAATAAGTTCACCGTATTGGATGTTAGTTAAACCATAAATTCTTGCAGTACCATCACCAATTTGGAGAACGGTTCCTACTTCTTCTAATTCAGCTTCTGAATTAAACCCAGAAAGCTGGTTTCTTAATATTGCTGTTATTTCAGCTGGATTTATATCTGCCATCTTTGTAAGTTCAGATTATAATTTGCTTGTGTATGTTGTATTATATAAGTCCCTTTTAAGTGTCTTTAACCTGTTGGCAACACTTACATCAATTTGATGTGTATCTGTACGGAAAATAAAACCACCGATTAAATCAGGATTGATTTCCTCGTTGATTTCAATTGTACTGTCAGGGGCGTCTTTCTTTAAGAATGCTACGAGATCATTTTTAAGCTCATCATCCATTTTACTAGCTGTAGTAATATTTACAGATAGAATTTTGTTATAAGCTTTATATTGCTTCTCAAATGCACTGAAAATATGTGGTATAATTGATGAACGGCTGTTCTTAGCTAACAGAATCATGAAGTTTAAAGTTGTCGCAGAAATCTTATCAGCAAAGATTTCTTTATAGATAGACACTTTTTTCTCTTCTTGAATTACAGCACTATTCATCATCATAGCTAACTCCTTACTTTCGGTAAGAACATTTTGCATTGTCATAACATCAGTATTCACTGCGTCAAGTTCTTTGCGCTCAATAGCAAATGTTAACAATGCTTTAGCGTAACGTGTTGCTGCTTTATTCAACTTCATCTTAGTTCAAATTCAAGTCTTTTACATATCTCTCAGCCAATGCTTTTTGGTTGTCATCAGAAGAAAGATTTTCTTTAAGAATCAATGAAGCTACTTCAATTGATAATTCAGCTACCTGATTTTTGATATCAACCATAGCTTTTTGCTTTTCAGCTTCAATTGCAGCTTTAGCGTTAGCAGTAATTTTTTCAGCTTCAGCTTTTGCTTCAGAAGCAGCATCGCCAACAATTTTATCTCTTGTTTCACGCGCTTCTTTTAGCATTGCTTCTCTCTCAACTCTAGCTTGTTTTAACAATTCTTCATTGCTAGATTTAAGCTGAGCCATTTCTTCTTTAGCTGCTTTAGCTTCGTCAATGGCATTACGGATACCTTCTTCTCTTTCCTCAACAGAGTTAAGAATCGGACCCCATGCATATTTCTTTAAAATGATAAGTAGAATGACAAAAAGTACACTTTGCCAGAAAAAAAGACCAACCGAAAAATCGTTATATAAACTTTCCATTTTTATTCTTTAAATAAATTTTATAAAGAAGCAGTTACAACCAACCGTTGTAACTGCAATCTTAAGTTTTTAGTTTACTGCGAATAATGCAGCAAATCCAATACCTTCAATCAAAGCCGCAGCAATAAGCATAGCTGTTTGAATTTTACCAGTAGCTTCTGGTTGACGAGCGATAGCGTCCATTGCTGATCCACCGATTCTACCAATACCGATACCTGCACCGATAACAACAAGTCCTGCACCTACGATAGCTGGAATTTCCATAATCTATAAAATTTAATTATTAATATATACTTAATTAGTGATCACCGTGCTCTTCAACTGCCATACCGAAGTATAGTGCTGATAATACAGTGAAGATATATGCCTGTAATGCAGCTACAAGTAGCTCAATTAAAGACAAGAACATAGTTAAACCGAAGAATGCAGTTCCAGCGAAGTAACTATGGAACGTAAACATTAAACCGATCAAACTCATTAATACAATATGCCCTGCTGAAATGTTTGCATACAAACGAATCATTAATGCGAAAGGCTTAATAAATACTCCAAGTAACTCAATTGGAGCCAAAATGATTTTCATTGGAGTTGGTACACCTGGCATCCAGAAGATGTGCATCCAGTAGTCCTTCTTACCGTTGATTTGCGTTAAGATAAACGTCATGATTGCTAAAGAGAAAGTAATCGTGATATTACCTGTGATATTGAATCCAAAAGGCATCAATCCCGCAAGGTTTAAGAACCAAATGAAGAAAAAGATGGTTAATAAATAACCCATGAATTTTTTGTAGTGCTTTTCACCAATGTTTGGAATCGCAATCTCATCTCTAACAAAGATGATGATTGGCTCCATAAATCTACCAAATCCGGATGGTAATTGTTTGTTGTATGATTTAGCCATTCCTTTAAATAGGAAGAATAAAATCAATACAGTCAACATGATGGTAAATACATTCTTGGTGATAGAAAAGTCTAATGGGTGAACATGGTGACCATGTCCATCATCCATAAAGTTTCCTTCAGCGTCAGTAGTATAAATCTTACCGTGCGCTTCTTTGAAGTAATCTCCGTTGCTCTCCACTACACCGTGATGTAATTTAGAAGAACTAAATATGTGTAATCCGTTATCATTCCATAAGATTACCGGAAGTGGAAATCCAACCCCATGTAAAATACTGAATCCATAAGAATCAATAAGGTGATGATCAATGGTTTCTTTTACTGTTTCATCAGTAATACCAGCCTCATGTGAATTGGAAGAAGTCTCGTGATGTTGTGCGTTTAGATTAATCGCAAAAAGCATCATTATCGCGACTAAAACTTTTGTGTATACTTTTCTTTGCATTTCAATCAACAAAATGGTTGCTAAAATTAGGCTGCGAAATTAGGTATTCGATTTTATATATGATAGCAAAAAAGTTGATTTTATTTCATGCAAAAGTCATGATGCTTGGAAAGTTAATATATATCTGATTTGTAGCGTTATAGATAGTGCGCGAAAAGTATCTTTTTTGGAAGGTATTGGATCGAATCTTTGATCAACTAATCCATTTTGTTGAGAATACGAATGAGAAAAGTTGTTTCTAACGTAAGAGAAATGGCGTAAGGAATAAAAAATAAACCAAATTCGGTCTTGCTGATTTCTCCATCTAATGCGTATTCCGGATAAAAGATCAAAAAGAAGATTAAAAACTTGAATAAACTGCCTCCCATAAAAATAAAACCCAGGTTATGGGCTTGTTTTATACGTAGCATATATAGGGTGATCGTTATTGCCAGTGTGAGAATAAAGTTTACCGAATAGGATAAGTAGAATTGACCTGTTGTGATGTCAGTATATTGAGAGACATAGTGGGCGTGAATGAAGTAGGAGATAAACAATGCTATGGATAGTATCGCAGTGAATACTAATAATGGTTGTTTATTCCACATTACTTGTTCAGTTTGTTGACTTGTTGGATGAGATTGTAAAGAGATACCGCCACTGCAAATAAAGTAATGCCTATGGTAAACCAGTTTTTGTCATTGGGATATTGGGTATCTAAGTATTTACCCAGTTTGGCACCTAAATATATAGTGACGCCCATTTGCGCTCCTACACCTGTAAGTTGAATCGCAGTATTAAGCGGTCTTTTCTTTTTGTCTTTGTTCTTGTCCACCCGATGAAATTGCTTTTACTTTTCCTGAAATAGAAAGTTTACCTTCTAATTCTGCACCTGGCTCCACAGATAGTTTGCCGTAGGTGATTTCGCCACTGATTTTTCCTGTAGCTTGAACTTTCAGCATTTCTGATACATTAATAATACCTTTAAGGTTCCCTGAAACATTTCCTGTTACACAGTTCACCTCTCCTTCAATAACTCCAGTGTTTCCAACAACAAGTTTTCCTTTAGAAGTGATCGAACCATCAACTCTTCCGTCAATTCGAATATCACCTTGTGTTACAATATCACCTTTTACTTGAGTTCCTGCAGCCAGGTGGTTGCGCATTACCCCGTCTATTTCGTTTGATTTTGCCATTTTCGATTTTGAATTAAACATAGTTGTTGGTTTTCGGAGGGCAAATATAGGAATTCCTACGAAGTGTAAGGCTTGTAAGGGTATAGGTAAATCTTAAATGTGAACAGAAAATGAAATATTTAGGATTTTTAACAGAATCCAACTAATGAACTCTAAATTAGAGGTCCTTATATTTTATTGTAGCCCATCTTTGGTAGTTTACATGATCTTTTCCTTTATAAAATAAAGCATAGTTCATATAGGACACAATAAAGAAACTATTATGATTAGAAGTAATAGTTTCTAATTTAGATGCATTTTCAAATGCAGTTTTGTAGACCTTAGCTTGTTTTGCGTTTTTAAAAGATTTAATAGTAATCATGTGCGTACCTTTCTTATAAATGATGGATGACATTTTAAGCCCTTCCATTTTAAAATTCGTACGATTAAAATTACTGATGCTGGTTTTAATGTCGCTGAGTTCTTTTCCCGAAGCCTGAACAATAATAACGAAGTTATGTTTGGAAGTTAAGTCAAGTTTGTAATCCATTTCCTCCACTTCAGCTTCCATTTGTTTTTGTTGTGCTTCAGCCAATTCTTTGGCTTTTGCATCTTGAACTTTGATATTTAATCCTTCTATGATTTGTTGTGCACGGATTCCATATTCATCATCGGAATATTTGGTAGCTATTTCAGTAAGTTCTCTTCTTAATGCGTCTTCACCTTCTTCATGACCAATAGCTAAAGCGCGTAAGAACATAGCTTTTGGTTTTATTCGGGTATGTCCGTAGTTGTCGATAATACTCGTACAAGTTTCAATAGTTTGTGCGTAGTAACCACGTTTGTAGTATTTGATATAAGCTTTTTGATAAATTTTAGAAGCTTCTACAAAATCCTCATTTTCTCTTTCTAAGAAATTAGGGTCTCTAATTACTTGTGCGTACTGAGAGTCAGGAAAATCATTTAGAATTTTATTCTTGTAATAATTTGATTTTGCAAGATCTCCTTCATCTAAATGCATTCTATACAATCTATAGTAACTATCAACGGTGTATTTATGCGGATGGAATCTGTTATTTAGCTCTTCTAAAGTAGAGATGGACATTGGTGTATCTTCCATCTGATCTTTATAGATCACAGACAATGCATAATATGCTTCAATGATTTGATCGTTTGAAGCTTTGACCTGTTCTTCCGTTACCGGGAGATCTTTTAAATAATAATTAGGATCTAACCAATCACCAGAGATTTGTAGTGTGTCTCCATCTTCATTTACAAAGAAATCATTGTCTCCTCCTTCGGTAGAATCATCAAAAGTTTGTTCTTTTGAACTTCTTCTCCAGTTGTCTTCATTTGCACGTCTACCCCAAATTCTTGTAAATTCTTGCTTACCTGCATCCCGTGTGGTTGGATTGTAGAAATAC
This genomic interval from bacterium SCSIO 12643 contains the following:
- the atpE gene encoding ATP synthase F0 subunit C — its product is MEIPAIVGAGLVVIGAGIGIGRIGGSAMDAIARQPEATGKIQTAMLIAAALIEGIGFAALFAVN
- the atpG gene encoding ATP synthase F1 subunit gamma; translated protein: MASLKEVRNRITSVNSTMQITSAMKMVSAAKLKKAQDAVTQMRPFSEKLTEVLSNLTSSLDSSESIYGPHGEVKNVLLIPVTSNRGLCGGFNSQIVKATKDLIDNKYSDKNVKVLSIGKKAADVMVRDGYAVTDGTLPEHANELFDDLTYDNVEQVAQKVMDAYAAGQFDEIVLVYNTFKNAATQIVVEEQFLPVVPPESNDSSATVDYIFEPNKEDILDVIVPKSLKTQIFKAILDSFAGEQGARMTAMHKATDNASELLKDLKLTYNKARQTAITTEILEIVSGAEAMNA
- a CDS encoding AtpZ/AtpI family protein; the protein is MDKNKDKKKRPLNTAIQLTGVGAQMGVTIYLGAKLGKYLDTQYPNDKNWFTIGITLFAVAVSLYNLIQQVNKLNK
- the atpB gene encoding F0F1 ATP synthase subunit A, which codes for MQRKVYTKVLVAIMMLFAINLNAQHHETSSNSHEAGITDETVKETIDHHLIDSYGFSILHGVGFPLPVILWNDNGLHIFSSSKLHHGVVESNGDYFKEAHGKIYTTDAEGNFMDDGHGHHVHPLDFSITKNVFTIMLTVLILFFLFKGMAKSYNKQLPSGFGRFMEPIIIFVRDEIAIPNIGEKHYKKFMGYLLTIFFFIWFLNLAGLMPFGFNITGNITITFSLAIMTFILTQINGKKDYWMHIFWMPGVPTPMKIILAPIELLGVFIKPFALMIRLYANISAGHIVLMSLIGLMFTFHSYFAGTAFFGLTMFLSLIELLVAALQAYIFTVLSALYFGMAVEEHGDH
- the atpH gene encoding ATP synthase F1 subunit delta; translation: MNKAATRYAKALLTFAIERKELDAVNTDVMTMQNVLTESKELAMMMNSAVIQEEKKVSIYKEIFADKISATTLNFMILLAKNSRSSIIPHIFSAFEKQYKAYNKILSVNITTASKMDDELKNDLVAFLKKDAPDSTIEINEEINPDLIGGFIFRTDTHQIDVSVANRLKTLKRDLYNTTYTSKL
- a CDS encoding polymer-forming cytoskeletal protein, which encodes MAKSNEIDGVMRNHLAAGTQVKGDIVTQGDIRIDGRVDGSITSKGKLVVGNTGVIEGEVNCVTGNVSGNLKGIINVSEMLKVQATGKISGEITYGKLSVEPGAELEGKLSISGKVKAISSGGQEQRQKEKTA
- the atpA gene encoding F0F1 ATP synthase subunit alpha, translated to MADINPAEITAILRNQLSGFNSEAELEEVGTVLQIGDGTARIYGLTNIQYGELIEFENGLVGMALNLEEDNVGAVLLGPEGDLKEGSTAKRTNRIASINVGEGMVGRVVDTLGNPIDGKGPIQGELVEMPLERKAPGVVFRQPVNEPLQTGIKSIDAMIPVGRGQRELVIGDRQTGKTTVTIDAIINQKEFYDKGEPVYCIYVAIGQKASTVAQIVKTLEDAGAMAYTTVVSASASDPAPMQVYAPFAGASIGEYFRDTGRPALIVYDDLSKQAVAYREVSLLLRRPPGREAYPGDVFYLHSRLLERAAKVIADDDIAKTMNDLPESLKDKVKGGGSLTALPIIETQAGDVSAYIPTNVISITDGQIFLESNLFLAGVRPAINVGISVSRVGGSAQVKSMKKVAGTLKLDQAQYRELEAFSKFGSDLDAATKAVLDKGARNVEILKQAQNSPLPVGEQVAIIYLGSKGLLQAVPVKDIKKFEGEFLETMRTSHKATLDALGAGKYTNAETDVLEKVAADMTAAY
- a CDS encoding F0F1 ATP synthase subunit B; its protein translation is MESLYNDFSVGLFFWQSVLFVILLIILKKYAWGPILNSVEEREEGIRNAIDEAKAAKEEMAQLKSSNEELLKQARVEREAMLKEARETRDKIVGDAASEAKAEAEKITANAKAAIEAEKQKAMVDIKNQVAELSIEVASLILKENLSSDDNQKALAERYVKDLNLN